Proteins encoded in a region of the Candidatus Gracilibacteria bacterium genome:
- the pyrH gene encoding UMP kinase: protein MYKRVLLKFSGEVLAGKRGDFFDFDVVERVAKEVVMLHKKGIQVVIVTGGGNIWRYRDNTGKGIPRVESDFLGMISTVMNSVVLQSALERLGVEARVLSALPVAEVAEPYVRRKGLKHLGEGHVLLCPGGTGRPFFTTDTAAAIRALELQCDVLLKATKVDGVYDSDPMKNKKAKKFQTISFDEVLERNLGVMDATSTALCREGKLPVVVFDWNKKGNLWAAVQGKKVGTLVHV, encoded by the coding sequence ATGTATAAACGCGTTTTATTAAAGTTTTCGGGCGAGGTTTTGGCCGGCAAACGAGGCGATTTTTTTGATTTTGATGTGGTGGAGCGTGTGGCCAAAGAAGTGGTGATGCTTCATAAAAAAGGCATTCAGGTCGTGATTGTGACCGGAGGCGGCAACATTTGGCGCTATCGAGACAATACGGGAAAAGGGATTCCTCGTGTGGAATCGGATTTTTTGGGAATGATTTCTACGGTCATGAACAGCGTGGTGTTGCAATCCGCACTCGAACGATTGGGAGTGGAGGCGCGCGTGCTGTCTGCGTTGCCGGTGGCTGAGGTGGCGGAACCTTATGTTCGTCGAAAAGGATTGAAGCATTTGGGCGAAGGGCATGTGCTTTTATGTCCCGGAGGCACCGGACGTCCGTTTTTTACCACGGATACGGCGGCCGCGATTCGGGCGTTGGAATTGCAGTGTGATGTGTTGTTGAAGGCCACTAAAGTGGACGGTGTGTACGATTCGGATCCGATGAAAAACAAGAAAGCGAAAAAATTTCAGACCATTTCATTTGATGAAGTGTTGGAGCGCAATTTAGGGGTTATGGATGCCACATCCACGGCGTTGTGTCGCGAAGGCAAGTTGCCGGTCGTGGTTTTTGATTGGAATAAAAAAGGTAATTTATGGGCTGCGGTTCAAGGCAAAAAAGTCGGAACTTTGGTTCATGTTTAA